The following are encoded together in the Vibrio zhugei genome:
- the adhE gene encoding bifunctional acetaldehyde-CoA/alcohol dehydrogenase, with protein sequence MAVTNLAELDALVARVKKAQAEFATYSQEQVDKIFRAASLAANQARIPLAQQAVAESGMGIVEDKVIKNHFASEYIYNKYKDEQTCGVLEEDDSMGTMTIAEPVGIICGIVPTTNPTSTAIFKSLISLKTRNGIIFSPHPRAKHSTNDAAKLVLDAAVAAGAPKDIIGWIDEPSVELSNALMRHEDLALILATGGPGMVKAAYSSGKPAIGVGAGNVPVVIDETADIKRAVASVLMSKTFDNGVVCASEQAVIVVDEVYEQVKERFASHKGYVLSKDEAAKVRDVLLIDGALNAKIVGQPATKIAEMANITVPSDTKVLIGEGLHGKVTTEDAFAHEKLSPTLGMFRAVDFEDAVAQAVHMVEIGGIGHTSGLYTNQDRNQDRILYFGDKLKTARILINIPTTHGGIGDLYNFNIAPSLTLGCGSWGGNSISENVGPKHLINKKIVAKRAENMLWHKLPKSIYFRRGALPVALSDLEDKKRAFLVTDRYLFNNGYADEIVALLKAQGMEVQTFYEVEADPTLSIVRKGAEQMNSFKPDVILALGGGSPMDAAKIMWVMYEHPETEFEELAMRFMDIRKRIYKFPKMGKKAELVCITTTSGTGSEVTPFAVVTDDETGAKYPLADYEITPNMAIVDANLVMNMPKSLTAFGGYDAVVHSLEAYVSVMSSEYSDGQALQALKLLKEYLPSSYANGANDPIARERVHNAATIAGIAFANAFLGVCHSMAHKLGAEFHIPHGLANALLMENVVRYNANDNPTKQAAFSQYDRPQARRRYAEVAEHLGLVKEGAHTAEKIQALLSWLHELKAALDIPMSIQAVGVNEADFFAKLDELAVEAFDDQCTGANPRYPLISELKEVLIASYYGNAYVEGETFEGTTVIKKKADQVAAVKRAHEEAKAQKAEKQQPAAKKNKSEA encoded by the coding sequence ATGGCTGTAACTAACTTAGCTGAACTCGATGCTCTTGTGGCACGTGTGAAAAAAGCTCAAGCAGAATTCGCCACTTATTCGCAAGAACAAGTCGATAAAATATTCCGTGCGGCTTCACTTGCGGCAAACCAAGCGCGTATCCCGCTCGCTCAGCAAGCTGTTGCTGAGTCTGGCATGGGGATTGTGGAAGACAAAGTGATTAAAAACCACTTCGCCTCAGAATATATTTACAACAAATACAAAGATGAACAAACCTGTGGTGTGTTAGAAGAAGACGACAGCATGGGCACCATGACCATCGCTGAGCCTGTTGGCATTATTTGCGGTATTGTTCCAACCACTAACCCAACCTCAACTGCGATTTTTAAGTCACTCATTTCTTTGAAAACTCGTAACGGTATTATCTTTTCTCCACACCCACGAGCGAAACACTCCACCAATGATGCAGCGAAACTTGTGCTAGATGCTGCGGTTGCCGCAGGGGCACCCAAAGACATCATCGGTTGGATTGATGAACCTTCGGTTGAGCTGTCTAATGCATTGATGCGTCATGAAGACCTCGCATTGATTCTCGCCACTGGTGGCCCAGGTATGGTGAAAGCGGCTTACTCTTCAGGTAAACCTGCCATTGGTGTGGGTGCTGGTAATGTGCCTGTCGTGATTGATGAAACGGCGGATATCAAACGTGCGGTTGCCTCTGTATTGATGTCTAAAACATTTGATAACGGTGTCGTGTGTGCCTCTGAGCAAGCAGTCATTGTTGTTGATGAAGTTTACGAGCAAGTGAAAGAGCGTTTTGCTTCTCATAAAGGCTATGTGCTTAGCAAAGATGAAGCAGCGAAAGTACGTGATGTACTGCTTATCGATGGCGCTCTTAACGCGAAGATTGTTGGTCAGCCAGCTACGAAAATTGCTGAAATGGCAAACATTACCGTACCTTCTGATACCAAAGTCCTGATTGGTGAAGGTTTACACGGTAAAGTGACAACGGAAGATGCTTTTGCGCATGAAAAACTGTCGCCAACATTGGGTATGTTCCGTGCGGTTGATTTTGAAGATGCGGTAGCTCAAGCGGTGCACATGGTTGAGATTGGTGGCATCGGTCATACATCGGGTCTCTACACCAACCAAGACAGAAACCAAGACCGTATTTTGTATTTTGGTGACAAATTAAAAACCGCTCGTATTTTGATCAATATCCCAACGACTCATGGCGGTATTGGTGATTTATATAACTTCAATATTGCACCATCACTGACGCTCGGTTGTGGCTCTTGGGGTGGGAACTCTATTTCTGAAAACGTGGGTCCTAAACACCTCATCAACAAAAAGATTGTTGCAAAACGAGCAGAAAATATGTTGTGGCACAAACTTCCAAAATCTATCTACTTTCGCCGCGGTGCACTGCCTGTAGCTTTGTCTGATTTAGAAGACAAAAAACGTGCGTTCTTAGTGACCGACCGTTACTTGTTCAACAATGGCTATGCTGATGAAATTGTTGCTTTATTGAAAGCACAAGGCATGGAAGTGCAAACCTTCTACGAAGTCGAAGCGGATCCAACCTTATCCATCGTACGTAAAGGTGCGGAGCAAATGAACAGCTTCAAGCCTGACGTGATTCTAGCGCTGGGCGGTGGGTCACCGATGGATGCTGCGAAAATTATGTGGGTAATGTACGAACACCCAGAAACCGAGTTTGAAGAATTGGCAATGCGCTTTATGGATATCCGTAAACGTATTTACAAATTCCCTAAAATGGGTAAAAAAGCGGAACTGGTGTGTATTACTACGACGTCAGGCACAGGTTCAGAAGTGACCCCATTTGCTGTGGTAACCGATGATGAAACTGGCGCGAAATACCCGCTAGCTGATTACGAAATCACGCCAAACATGGCTATTGTGGATGCGAACTTAGTCATGAACATGCCAAAATCGTTAACAGCGTTTGGTGGTTATGATGCAGTGGTTCACTCATTAGAAGCGTACGTTTCTGTGATGTCGAGTGAATACTCTGATGGTCAAGCATTACAAGCTTTGAAACTGTTAAAAGAGTATCTGCCATCAAGCTATGCCAATGGCGCGAATGACCCTATTGCTCGTGAACGTGTACACAATGCCGCGACGATCGCCGGTATTGCCTTTGCCAACGCGTTCTTAGGTGTCTGTCACTCAATGGCCCATAAACTGGGTGCTGAGTTCCACATTCCGCATGGTTTAGCGAACGCGCTATTGATGGAAAACGTCGTACGTTACAACGCGAACGATAACCCAACAAAACAAGCAGCGTTCTCTCAATATGACCGCCCACAAGCGCGTCGTCGTTATGCCGAAGTCGCTGAGCATCTTGGCCTTGTAAAAGAAGGCGCACATACTGCTGAGAAAATTCAAGCTCTACTATCTTGGTTGCATGAATTGAAAGCTGCATTAGACATTCCAATGTCAATTCAAGCGGTTGGCGTGAATGAAGCCGACTTCTTTGCCAAACTTGATGAGTTAGCGGTGGAAGCGTTTGATGACCAATGTACCGGTGCGAACCCACGTTACCCATTAATTAGTGAGTTGAAAGAGGTCTTGATTGCGTCTTACTACGGTAATGCTTATGTCGAAGGCGAAACCTTTGAAGGCACAACGGTTATTAAGAAAAAAGCCGACCAAGTTGCCGCGGTAAAACGCGCTCATGAAGAAGCGAAAGCGCAGAAAGCAGAGAAACAACAACCTGCTGCTAAGAAAAATAAAAGCGAAGCCTAA
- a CDS encoding SulP family inorganic anion transporter, whose protein sequence is MFEFPQFTKHSVKNDVLSGLTVALALVPEAVAFAFVAGVEPMVGLYAAFLVGLMTSIFGGRPGMISGATGSMAVVMVSLVAVHGVQYLFAAVLLAGILQILAGVFKLGKFIRIVPTPVMIGFVNGLAIVIFLAQLGQFKVPGADGAMHWLGQEKLLIMLGLVLLTMAIIHFLPKLTSAVPASLAAIVVITLIVHFFHLDTRTVVDFLRSMTGNDNATMAGNLPSFSIPDVPLTWETLQIIAPYSVILAGVGLIESLLTLTVIDEMTNTRGKSNRECIGQGIANVSCSFFGAMGGCAMIGQSMININSGGRGRLSGITAAIALLMFILFTSSLIEMIPLAALVGVMFMVVIGTFEWATFSLARRVPKQDFFLIVLVTVITVFTDLAMAVGIGVIASALMFAWQHAKHIYAKQETDEAGVKTYKIDGPIFFSSAANFTEIFDADNDPKEVVIDFARSRVVDHSAIEAIETVAERYSSQWKVIHLRHLSKDCRALLKKAGSLVEVNNEEDPIYKVVTNSLAG, encoded by the coding sequence ATGTTTGAATTTCCGCAGTTTACTAAGCACTCGGTGAAAAACGATGTGCTGTCTGGTTTAACGGTCGCACTTGCACTGGTGCCTGAAGCGGTCGCGTTTGCTTTCGTGGCGGGCGTAGAACCTATGGTCGGCTTATATGCCGCTTTTCTTGTCGGTTTGATGACGTCGATTTTTGGCGGTCGTCCAGGAATGATTTCTGGCGCAACCGGCTCAATGGCGGTCGTGATGGTGAGCTTAGTCGCGGTTCACGGTGTCCAATATCTGTTTGCCGCCGTGCTCCTTGCCGGTATCCTACAAATTCTAGCCGGGGTCTTTAAGCTCGGTAAATTTATCCGTATTGTCCCGACTCCGGTGATGATTGGCTTCGTCAACGGCCTGGCTATCGTGATCTTTCTCGCTCAATTGGGACAATTTAAAGTCCCAGGCGCTGACGGCGCAATGCATTGGCTTGGCCAAGAGAAATTGCTTATCATGCTGGGCTTAGTCTTATTGACCATGGCCATTATTCACTTTTTGCCTAAACTGACCTCTGCAGTGCCAGCCTCTTTAGCGGCGATTGTTGTGATTACTCTGATCGTACATTTCTTCCATTTGGATACGCGCACCGTTGTCGATTTCCTACGATCAATGACTGGCAACGACAATGCCACGATGGCTGGTAATTTGCCGTCTTTCTCGATTCCCGATGTCCCTCTTACTTGGGAAACGTTACAAATTATCGCACCTTACTCAGTGATCCTTGCTGGCGTTGGTTTGATTGAATCCTTACTGACCCTTACCGTCATTGATGAAATGACTAACACTCGCGGAAAATCAAATCGCGAATGTATCGGACAAGGCATTGCAAACGTCAGTTGTTCATTCTTTGGTGCTATGGGTGGCTGTGCCATGATTGGCCAGTCAATGATCAACATTAATTCTGGCGGTCGTGGTCGTTTATCGGGTATTACCGCTGCCATTGCTCTATTAATGTTCATTCTATTCACCTCGTCACTGATCGAGATGATTCCTTTAGCCGCCTTGGTCGGTGTGATGTTCATGGTGGTGATTGGAACATTTGAATGGGCGACTTTCTCACTCGCACGCCGTGTGCCTAAGCAAGACTTTTTCTTGATTGTACTCGTTACTGTCATCACGGTGTTTACCGACCTTGCCATGGCGGTGGGTATTGGCGTCATCGCTTCAGCGTTAATGTTTGCATGGCAACACGCCAAGCATATCTACGCCAAACAAGAAACGGATGAAGCTGGCGTGAAAACCTACAAAATTGACGGACCAATCTTCTTCAGTTCAGCGGCGAATTTCACCGAAATTTTTGATGCTGATAACGACCCGAAAGAAGTGGTCATCGATTTTGCGCGCTCTCGTGTGGTGGACCATTCCGCCATTGAAGCGATTGAGACCGTGGCAGAACGCTACTCTTCACAATGGAAAGTCATTCATTTACGTCACCTAAGTAAAGATTGCCGTGCCCTATTGAAAAAAGCGGGCAGCTTAGTCGAAGTCAACAATGAAGAAGACCCTATCTATAAAGTGGTGACCAACTCGTTAGCTGGTTAA